The Seleniivibrio woodruffii genome window below encodes:
- the nifT gene encoding putative nitrogen fixation protein NifT — protein sequence MKVTLNKKGDVYSVYVPKKDMEQIVVSIEQKGAWGGEFTLANGWVLEFETLDEVPALPKTMEAKLLTRGE from the coding sequence ATGAAAGTTACACTCAACAAAAAGGGGGACGTATACTCGGTATACGTCCCCAAAAAAGACATGGAACAGATCGTGGTCTCCATCGAGCAGAAGGGCGCATGGGGCGGTGAATTTACTCTGGCAAACGGCTGGGTGCTGGAGTTTGAAACATTGGACGAAGTACCTGCACTGCCGAAGACAATGGAGGCCAAATTGCTCACCAGAGGGGAATGA
- the nifE gene encoding nitrogenase iron-molybdenum cofactor biosynthesis protein NifE gives MRLAIQQLTEEPGCDHNQKKTAEQKKEACKKPTPGATAGGCAFDGAQIVLLPVADVAHIIHGPITCCGQSYNNRGTRTTAGNLHQYGMTTDMSELDIVFGGEKKLKASVRHVAAKFKPKAIFIYSTCVTAMTGEDIHTVAKEMTEELGMQVIPVDSPGFSGSKNLGNKFAGNALFEHVIGTKEPESIPMFPINLIGEYNIAGELYQVQPLFDELGITLFSKMTGNAAYEELCHAHRSKLSVVICSRALISIARQLDEKYGIPYFEGSFYGMGETKRTLMSIAEQMGSDLLKRKVEELTARKEKETYERLAPYLPKMKGKKVLVYTGGVKSWSVLKQLEEMGMEVIKSSTRKSTEEDIARILNYFEGNEDGLMPKGDGKTLLKYMKEYDADLFLAGGRNMYNAMKGQVPFVDVNQERHFAFAGYEGSVVLAQKICATLESPVFQLVKKPAPWEVSFG, from the coding sequence ATGAGACTAGCAATTCAACAGCTTACGGAAGAGCCGGGCTGTGACCATAACCAGAAGAAAACCGCAGAGCAGAAAAAAGAGGCATGCAAAAAGCCCACACCCGGCGCAACAGCAGGGGGCTGTGCTTTTGACGGAGCGCAGATAGTTCTTCTGCCTGTGGCGGATGTGGCGCATATCATTCATGGCCCCATAACCTGCTGCGGTCAGAGCTATAACAACAGAGGCACCCGCACAACAGCGGGAAACCTCCACCAATACGGCATGACCACCGACATGAGCGAGTTGGACATCGTCTTCGGCGGCGAAAAGAAGCTCAAGGCATCGGTGCGCCATGTTGCCGCAAAGTTCAAACCCAAAGCAATATTTATCTATTCAACCTGTGTCACCGCCATGACAGGCGAGGACATTCACACCGTTGCAAAGGAGATGACCGAGGAACTGGGCATGCAGGTGATACCTGTGGATTCCCCCGGATTCTCCGGAAGCAAGAACCTCGGCAACAAATTCGCAGGGAATGCTCTTTTCGAGCACGTCATCGGCACAAAAGAGCCTGAAAGCATCCCCATGTTCCCCATCAACCTCATCGGGGAATACAACATTGCAGGAGAGCTGTATCAGGTTCAGCCGCTTTTCGATGAACTGGGAATAACCCTGTTCAGCAAAATGACAGGCAACGCAGCTTATGAGGAGCTTTGCCATGCCCACCGCTCAAAGCTGAGCGTGGTCATATGCAGCCGTGCGCTGATATCCATTGCACGGCAACTGGACGAAAAATACGGGATACCCTATTTCGAAGGCTCATTCTACGGCATGGGCGAAACGAAAAGGACACTCATGAGCATTGCGGAGCAGATGGGAAGCGACCTGCTGAAAAGAAAGGTCGAAGAGCTTACCGCCCGCAAGGAGAAGGAGACTTACGAAAGACTTGCACCCTATCTGCCGAAGATGAAGGGAAAAAAGGTGCTTGTTTACACAGGCGGGGTCAAAAGCTGGTCGGTTCTGAAACAGCTTGAGGAAATGGGCATGGAAGTAATAAAATCCAGCACCAGAAAATCCACCGAAGAGGACATCGCAAGGATCCTCAATTACTTTGAAGGAAACGAAGACGGTCTGATGCCCAAAGGGGACGGAAAGACCCTTCTGAAATATATGAAGGAATATGATGCCGACCTGTTTCTTGCAGGCGGCAGGAACATGTACAACGCTATGAAAGGGCAGGTTCCCTTCGTTGACGTGAATCAGGAGAGACATTTTGCATTTGCGGGATACGAAGGTTCCGTAGTTCTGGCGCAGAAGATATGCGCCACACTGGAATCACCGGTGTTTCAGCTGGTCAAGAAGCCCGCTCCGTGGGAGGTCAGCTTTGGTTAA
- the nifN gene encoding nitrogenase iron-molybdenum cofactor biosynthesis protein NifN — protein MVKIIDKPMAINPLKKSSLMGAVTAFLGMHRVMPLVHGAQGCMAFTKNFLTQHYREVTPMQSTAVFDIATIIGDDSNLHEGIKNVIDKQKPDFIGLVTTGMTEVRGDDIKGSLIRFREKYPEYASTPVVPVSCPDFKGDAETGYAAACAATLSQFITPEVRRDYKTRKMVNILAGMHLTAGDIDWLRRVFEAFGLDVIVFPDLSSSMGGQVNHFYGLPEEGTSADMIKNMAHADFSIVIGGSMEASADILLERCTVPYKKFDTLTGLEASDEFISWLMDYTGKQAPNWLRIQRQRAVDALLDGHFSFGGKTFSIAGEPDLIYGLGRFFTKELGIRLETAVTTARSGKFENLPAENIIMGDLDDLEEFSKDSDFIVASSNAIPMCHRVHKPLYKAGYPIKDYLGHFHRTFIGYYGAMQLAFDIGNICMTLDIEKSGH, from the coding sequence TTGGTTAAGATAATTGACAAGCCAATGGCCATCAACCCGCTGAAAAAAAGCTCCCTCATGGGTGCGGTCACCGCATTTCTGGGCATGCACAGGGTTATGCCGCTGGTGCACGGTGCGCAGGGGTGCATGGCGTTTACGAAGAACTTTCTCACACAGCACTATCGGGAGGTCACTCCCATGCAGTCAACGGCTGTGTTCGATATAGCCACCATCATAGGTGACGACAGCAACCTCCACGAAGGGATAAAGAACGTTATAGACAAGCAGAAGCCCGATTTTATAGGGCTTGTGACCACAGGTATGACAGAGGTTCGGGGCGATGATATCAAAGGAAGCCTTATCCGCTTCCGTGAGAAATATCCTGAATATGCTTCGACACCCGTTGTTCCCGTATCCTGCCCCGACTTCAAAGGGGATGCGGAAACGGGCTACGCCGCCGCATGTGCCGCCACCCTGAGCCAGTTCATAACACCGGAGGTGCGCAGGGACTATAAGACCAGAAAAATGGTGAACATCCTTGCGGGAATGCACCTGACAGCAGGCGACATAGACTGGCTGAGAAGGGTTTTCGAGGCCTTCGGTCTGGATGTGATAGTCTTTCCCGACCTGTCTTCAAGCATGGGCGGACAGGTGAACCACTTCTACGGACTGCCGGAAGAGGGAACTTCTGCCGATATGATAAAGAATATGGCGCATGCCGATTTTTCCATAGTGATAGGCGGCAGCATGGAGGCATCAGCGGATATACTGCTTGAAAGATGCACCGTTCCCTATAAAAAATTCGACACCCTCACGGGGCTTGAGGCATCCGATGAGTTTATATCATGGCTGATGGACTACACTGGAAAACAGGCTCCCAACTGGCTTCGCATACAGCGTCAGAGGGCTGTTGATGCCCTTCTGGACGGACATTTCAGCTTCGGCGGAAAAACCTTTTCCATAGCGGGGGAACCCGACCTGATATACGGGCTGGGCAGATTTTTCACCAAGGAGCTGGGCATACGCCTTGAAACGGCAGTCACCACAGCCAGAAGCGGAAAGTTTGAGAACCTGCCAGCAGAGAATATAATTATGGGCGACCTTGACGATCTTGAAGAGTTTTCGAAGGATTCGGATTTCATTGTGGCCAGTTCAAACGCAATACCCATGTGCCACAGGGTGCATAAGCCGCTCTATAAGGCCGGATACCCTATAAAGGACTATCTGGGGCACTTCCACAGAACATTTATCGGCTATTACGGGGCTATGCAGCTTGCTTTTGACATAGGGAACATCTGTATGACACTCGACATTGAAAAGTCGGGACACTAA
- the nifX gene encoding nitrogen fixation protein NifX, which yields MKIGFCTNDMETVDEHYGRATKVAIYEIDEKAYALSEVREFPEQEEGTEHKLDTGSKAEKLSDCAILYVAQIGGPAAAHVIKNKIHPVKVNDPMPIAEILENLKKTLAGNPAPWLKKALYRDRQPE from the coding sequence ATGAAAATAGGATTCTGCACAAACGACATGGAGACCGTTGACGAGCACTACGGAAGAGCAACGAAGGTCGCCATTTACGAGATAGACGAAAAGGCCTATGCACTCAGCGAGGTCAGGGAATTTCCCGAGCAGGAGGAGGGCACGGAGCATAAGCTGGACACCGGCTCAAAGGCCGAAAAGCTCAGCGACTGCGCAATCCTGTACGTTGCCCAGATAGGCGGCCCTGCGGCGGCGCACGTTATCAAGAATAAGATTCACCCCGTAAAGGTGAACGACCCTATGCCCATCGCCGAGATTCTGGAAAATCTGAAAAAGACTCTGGCGGGCAATCCAGCTCCCTGGCTTAAAAAAGCACTCTACAGAGACAGACAGCCGGAATAA
- a CDS encoding DUF269 domain-containing protein, whose translation MARSFRDVLITKIRSHDPHNIWKNVADDTLITRYYVVTKEEKKKIDAFKAISPETVAKIRLYYETVALAVEESCGQMIITVLDINTEGFGRALLIYEDFILLQKFHRNAHKFGFATLEEVLEEGEKLVAKTLENAGRLGVIPA comes from the coding sequence ATGGCAAGATCATTCAGAGATGTGCTCATAACAAAGATACGTTCCCATGATCCGCATAACATCTGGAAGAACGTGGCGGACGATACGCTAATCACCCGATATTATGTTGTGACCAAAGAAGAAAAGAAGAAGATAGATGCTTTCAAGGCCATCTCTCCTGAAACGGTGGCAAAGATAAGGCTTTACTACGAGACGGTTGCGCTTGCTGTGGAGGAAAGCTGCGGACAGATGATAATAACCGTTCTCGATATTAACACAGAAGGCTTCGGCAGAGCTTTGCTTATTTACGAAGATTTTATCCTTCTCCAGAAATTCCACCGCAACGCCCACAAGTTCGGGTTTGCAACGCTTGAAGAGGTATTGGAGGAGGGGGAGAAGCTTGTGGCAAAGACTCTGGAGAACGCCGGAAGGCTTGGGGTCATCCCCGCCTGA
- a CDS encoding MarR family winged helix-turn-helix transcriptional regulator, translating to MNNSSANILKSFIRLARMVHRESHKHVHDVQDHRMHRAQGHLLSIIAENNGAKQMELAELMDMRPSSMTEMLTKLAQTELIERKQDEKDQRVMRVYLTEKGENALKASKAAIVDMSDSLFGVLTEEEQAQFASLMDKLTKNLEEKCGGLSHHEDFMGHRGHGEHRRADFGHDFGHCRHHGHHNFRGI from the coding sequence ATGAACAACTCATCGGCAAACATACTCAAGTCTTTCATAAGACTGGCAAGGATGGTTCACAGAGAGAGCCACAAACACGTTCACGACGTTCAGGACCACAGGATGCATCGTGCTCAGGGACACCTGCTCTCAATCATCGCCGAAAACAACGGCGCAAAACAGATGGAGCTTGCGGAACTGATGGACATGCGCCCTTCTTCAATGACGGAGATGCTTACAAAACTGGCTCAGACAGAACTTATCGAAAGGAAGCAGGACGAGAAGGATCAGCGTGTCATGCGTGTATACCTCACAGAAAAAGGAGAGAACGCATTGAAAGCATCAAAGGCGGCAATAGTTGATATGTCGGATTCGCTTTTCGGGGTTCTCACCGAAGAGGAGCAGGCACAGTTCGCATCACTGATGGACAAGCTCACCAAAAACCTCGAAGAAAAGTGCGGAGGGCTTTCACACCACGAAGATTTCATGGGACACAGAGGACACGGCGAACACCGCAGGGCGGATTTCGGTCACGATTTCGGACACTGCCGCCATCACGGACATCATAATTTCAGAGGAATATAG
- the nifV gene encoding homocitrate synthase, which produces MIIDDTTLRDGEQTPGVAFTRRERLEIARRLDAIGVQEIEAGIPVMGIEESAMFASIMDLGLKARIIAWNRALIKDVQASVIAGAEAIEISLPLSDIQIETKLGRTREWVLKQIAEVLDYCARYNLYISVGGEDASRAHPDFIEQYVRTIEEHGASRFRFCDTVGVLDPFKTYEMTKRIREVTKLDLEVHTHNDFGMATANALAAVRAGATHVNTTVMGLGERAGNAPLEEIIMAARHVYGMEDEFNTKHLRPLSEYVAQAAGRQMDPQRPVIGEFMFTHESGIHTDGVLKNPKNYEPFDPEELDMTRHLVFGNQSGQHVLEHMLNQEGLHLEKWQLTGLLCEAKKLARKNKAILRNKDVLGLCEKMGLCISA; this is translated from the coding sequence ATGATAATAGATGACACCACACTGAGAGACGGCGAGCAGACCCCCGGCGTGGCCTTCACACGAAGGGAGAGGCTTGAGATTGCCCGCAGGCTGGACGCCATCGGTGTTCAGGAGATAGAGGCGGGAATACCTGTAATGGGGATAGAGGAATCCGCAATGTTCGCTTCCATCATGGACTTGGGACTGAAAGCACGCATCATAGCATGGAACCGTGCACTGATTAAGGACGTTCAGGCATCGGTCATTGCGGGTGCGGAGGCCATAGAGATATCACTGCCCCTTTCAGACATTCAGATAGAGACCAAACTGGGCAGGACAAGAGAATGGGTGCTTAAACAGATAGCAGAGGTGCTTGATTATTGTGCAAGATACAACCTCTATATATCTGTGGGCGGCGAGGACGCATCCCGTGCCCATCCGGACTTCATAGAGCAGTATGTCCGCACCATCGAAGAGCACGGAGCATCACGCTTCCGTTTCTGCGACACCGTCGGCGTGCTCGACCCGTTCAAAACATATGAAATGACAAAACGTATCCGTGAGGTCACAAAACTTGACCTTGAGGTGCATACCCATAACGACTTCGGAATGGCCACTGCAAACGCTCTGGCGGCTGTGCGGGCGGGGGCAACTCACGTCAACACCACCGTCATGGGGCTTGGCGAGCGGGCTGGCAACGCACCGCTGGAGGAAATAATCATGGCGGCACGCCACGTCTACGGAATGGAGGATGAGTTCAACACGAAGCATCTGCGTCCCCTTTCCGAATACGTCGCTCAGGCCGCAGGCAGACAGATGGATCCCCAGAGGCCAGTCATAGGTGAATTTATGTTCACCCACGAATCGGGAATCCACACCGACGGCGTTCTGAAAAATCCCAAGAACTACGAACCCTTCGATCCCGAAGAGCTGGATATGACACGACACCTTGTTTTCGGCAATCAGTCGGGTCAGCACGTTCTGGAACACATGCTGAATCAGGAAGGACTGCATCTGGAAAAATGGCAGCTGACAGGGCTTCTCTGTGAAGCTAAGAAACTCGCCAGAAAGAACAAGGCGATCCTGAGGAACAAGGACGTTCTGGGGTTATGCGAGAAGATGGGGCTGTGTATTTCGGCTTAA
- the nifB gene encoding nitrogenase cofactor biosynthesis protein NifB, translating into MDRDTVKAKIDKHPCFCKDAHNKFARIHLPVAPACNIQCNYCNRKYDCSNESRPGVTSAILTPEHALEKVIMVKHSLKNLSVVGIAGPGDALANPEATFETLRLLKTYDRELIPCISTNGLALPDHLDEIAELKIGHVTVTMNAVDPDIGQKIYSWIHYNDRTYHGAEAARILMERQIEGIKGLVERGILVKINTVLIPGINENHVQEVAKKIKELGVFIHNIIPLMSRPEYGTKFSNDGVPEPTPELIGKVRFQCAEVMGGFDAVMQHCRQCRADAIGKLGQDWDFNSVEDEVREKSNLMKYQVINNRRYDFSVQLNSEWKVRTYDRSRHILVAVASDNHRMADISFKNARNFYVYEVSGWGAHLREIRTLDYDNSQACIKLSGHLKNVAELIGDCAVMVCTVVGRSAYDGMHAKGIAVDTRQAYKGIEEAAWEAGSRILSDTGCTMTA; encoded by the coding sequence ATGGACAGAGACACTGTTAAGGCGAAAATTGATAAGCACCCCTGCTTCTGCAAGGATGCCCACAATAAATTTGCCAGAATACACCTTCCCGTTGCACCCGCATGCAACATCCAGTGCAACTACTGCAACAGAAAGTACGACTGCTCCAACGAGTCCCGCCCTGGTGTTACCAGTGCGATTCTCACTCCCGAGCATGCTCTGGAAAAGGTGATTATGGTGAAGCACTCCCTCAAAAATCTCTCCGTGGTAGGCATAGCGGGTCCCGGCGACGCACTGGCAAACCCCGAAGCGACTTTCGAAACACTCAGACTGCTCAAAACATACGACAGGGAGCTTATCCCGTGCATCAGCACAAACGGTCTGGCACTGCCCGACCATCTGGACGAGATAGCGGAGCTTAAGATAGGACACGTCACAGTTACCATGAATGCGGTCGACCCCGATATCGGTCAGAAGATATACAGCTGGATACACTACAACGACAGGACGTATCACGGTGCCGAGGCCGCACGCATTCTTATGGAACGCCAGATAGAGGGCATAAAGGGGCTTGTTGAGCGGGGGATACTGGTAAAGATAAACACGGTGCTTATCCCCGGAATAAATGAGAACCACGTTCAGGAGGTTGCGAAAAAGATCAAGGAGCTGGGAGTCTTCATTCACAACATAATCCCTCTGATGAGCCGCCCCGAATACGGAACGAAGTTCTCAAACGACGGAGTTCCCGAACCCACGCCGGAGCTTATCGGAAAGGTTCGTTTCCAGTGTGCGGAGGTAATGGGCGGGTTCGATGCGGTGATGCAGCATTGCCGTCAGTGCCGTGCGGACGCCATAGGCAAACTGGGGCAGGACTGGGATTTCAACAGTGTTGAGGACGAGGTCAGAGAGAAATCCAACCTGATGAAATATCAGGTGATAAATAACAGAAGATACGACTTTTCCGTTCAGCTGAACAGCGAGTGGAAGGTCAGAACATACGACCGCAGCAGGCATATTCTGGTTGCCGTTGCCAGTGACAATCACCGCATGGCGGATATTTCGTTCAAAAATGCCAGAAATTTCTATGTTTACGAAGTTTCGGGCTGGGGCGCACATCTTCGTGAGATACGCACACTGGACTATGACAACTCTCAGGCGTGTATCAAGCTTTCAGGTCACCTGAAAAACGTTGCGGAGCTGATAGGCGACTGCGCCGTGATGGTTTGCACTGTTGTCGGCAGAAGCGCATACGACGGAATGCACGCTAAGGGCATAGCTGTGGATACGAGGCAGGCTTATAAAGGCATTGAAGAGGCCGCATGGGAAGCGGGCAGCAGAATACTGTCCGACACCGGATGCACAATGACCGCCTGA
- a CDS encoding ATP-binding protein has protein sequence MKVKNRTIFMLAGILAVVTCVYLLDEWYRFNKHLELLRKDNVIAVSKLFKMLPDRADKVLRAYTHLIVTDKDVITSFEKGDRKELNTLLQPYVKLLNESFPKSTSVLTFHSAEGKVFLRTLVPEIYGDISANYRPMLRDVLKTGQPASGLEVCTKIMGFRHMTPVVRDGKLIGVLEVGTDISFMASRLQAVSSIKSAVMVNQFVASRLKLKTGDNGRAVYYNDSVIPSDVLFESGRKDVLKKSINYGGDRYDILGDFSLHDYSGSDLGQFVFLVKAGSMEGWMRSHLLHVFIIGGLGALLMIFVARKGIIDSVAELEKSHEAVLNELRLTNHNLEEKIRREVENCRIKDQIINQQQKVADMGLMLSALAHHWRQPINAVGLYVQDLADAYRNGDLNMQYIDEFEKNNMQLLNKLSESIDKYRTFFEPSVEKERFDVVEILKETGEILRATLSSQDVKLTMTCRCGDSDFDCMLSEKSPACENGYGHINGFLNEFKQTLLNLLYNSVDAIRARYAAQDCEHDGLIAVTMIADDNTIRISVADNGTGISDEIMDKVFNPFYTTKEAGKGTGIGLYMAKTVIEKYMCGSLTAKNNGRGVTMEIVLPKNSPCM, from the coding sequence TTGAAGGTAAAAAACAGAACGATTTTCATGCTTGCTGGCATTCTGGCGGTTGTGACCTGTGTTTATCTTCTTGATGAGTGGTATCGTTTCAACAAACATCTGGAACTTCTCAGAAAAGACAATGTCATTGCTGTTTCTAAACTTTTTAAAATGCTTCCCGACAGAGCCGATAAGGTTCTGAGGGCATATACCCACCTGATCGTAACGGATAAGGATGTCATCACCTCTTTTGAGAAGGGCGACCGGAAGGAGCTGAACACGCTTCTTCAGCCCTATGTTAAGCTTCTGAATGAATCTTTTCCCAAGTCAACCTCTGTTCTCACATTCCATTCCGCCGAGGGCAAGGTGTTTCTGCGCACGCTCGTTCCCGAGATATACGGCGACATCAGCGCAAACTACCGTCCCATGCTGAGGGACGTTCTTAAAACCGGCCAGCCCGCATCGGGGCTTGAGGTCTGCACGAAAATAATGGGTTTCAGACACATGACCCCCGTAGTGCGTGACGGAAAGCTCATAGGCGTTCTTGAGGTGGGAACTGACATCAGCTTCATGGCATCAAGACTTCAGGCGGTTTCGAGCATAAAATCCGCCGTAATGGTCAACCAGTTTGTGGCTTCAAGGCTGAAACTTAAAACCGGAGACAACGGACGTGCGGTTTATTACAACGACAGCGTGATACCCTCTGATGTGCTTTTCGAATCCGGCAGAAAAGATGTCCTGAAAAAGAGCATAAACTACGGCGGCGACAGATACGACATACTCGGAGATTTCAGCCTGCATGACTATTCCGGAAGCGATCTGGGACAGTTCGTTTTTCTGGTCAAGGCGGGAAGCATGGAAGGCTGGATGCGCAGTCACCTGCTCCATGTGTTCATAATAGGCGGCCTTGGCGCACTGCTTATGATATTTGTGGCCAGAAAGGGCATAATAGATTCCGTTGCGGAGCTTGAAAAGAGCCACGAAGCGGTTCTGAACGAGCTTCGGCTTACCAACCACAACCTTGAGGAGAAGATTCGCAGAGAGGTTGAGAACTGCCGTATTAAAGATCAGATAATCAATCAGCAGCAAAAGGTTGCGGACATGGGGCTTATGCTCTCCGCACTGGCTCACCACTGGCGGCAGCCCATAAACGCAGTCGGGCTTTATGTTCAGGATCTGGCCGACGCCTACCGCAACGGCGATCTGAACATGCAGTATATTGACGAGTTTGAGAAGAACAACATGCAGCTTTTGAACAAGCTCTCCGAATCCATCGACAAATACCGAACCTTCTTCGAACCCAGTGTTGAGAAGGAGAGGTTCGACGTTGTCGAGATACTCAAAGAGACGGGGGAGATCCTCAGGGCGACCCTTTCCTCTCAGGATGTAAAGCTGACAATGACATGCAGATGCGGCGACAGCGACTTCGACTGCATGCTTTCGGAAAAGTCTCCGGCCTGCGAAAACGGCTACGGACATATAAACGGCTTTCTTAACGAGTTCAAGCAGACCCTTCTGAACCTGCTTTACAACTCGGTGGATGCGATTCGTGCCCGTTATGCGGCACAGGACTGTGAACATGACGGGCTGATAGCCGTGACCATGATCGCAGACGACAACACCATCAGGATATCCGTTGCCGACAACGGAACGGGCATTTCTGACGAAATAATGGACAAGGTATTTAACCCCTTCTACACAACCAAGGAAGCGGGCAAGGGAACCGGCATCGGGCTTTACATGGCGAAGACCGTAATTGAGAAATACATGTGCGGCAGTCTCACGGCAAAAAATAACGGACGTGGGGTCACCATGGAGATAGTTTTACCCAAAAACAGCCCCTGTATGTAA
- the typA gene encoding translational GTPase TypA, giving the protein MAKQRNEKLRNIAIIAHVDHGKTTLVDTLFKQSGMFREEQQVEDRLMDSMDLERERGITISAKNCAVRWGDVKINILDTPGHADFGGEVERALSMVDGAILLVDASEGPLPQTRFVLGKAFEAGLKIIVVVNKIDRADARPQEVLNEVYDLFIDLGADDDQIEFPVYYAIGREGICQKTLEERGTDMKPLFEAIVSEIPAPQYDDEEPFQMLVSDLGYSDYLGRLAVGKVINGTARSNESLVRIGAENTVSLRVSKLQIYEGLGTKEVEAAEPGEIIVLSGLEDITIGDTICTKENPKALPRITVDEPTVSMKFSPNTGPLAGREGKLVQSNRIKERLQKESLKNVAIKVEESPDKESYIVKGRGEFQMAILLETMRREGFEVCVGRPEVICKTIDGELCEPIEHLFIDCDETFVGVVTEKLSIRKGRMTNLINNGTGRARIEFSIPSRGLIGYRDEFLSDTKGTGIMNSLLHGYEPHRGDIPSRFTGSIVADRAGKGVAYGLFHLEPRGSLFILPGDVVYEGMIIGAYNKDNDLNANPCKEKKLTNMRASGKDEAIILTPVMPMTLEKAIHFIADDEMVEVTPKSIRLRKKILSQQERHTARGKALGK; this is encoded by the coding sequence ATGGCTAAACAGAGAAATGAGAAGCTTAGAAATATAGCTATCATCGCACACGTTGACCACGGCAAGACAACGCTCGTGGATACGCTCTTCAAACAGAGCGGAATGTTCAGAGAAGAACAGCAGGTAGAAGACAGACTTATGGACAGCATGGATCTGGAAAGAGAAAGGGGAATTACCATCTCTGCCAAAAACTGCGCTGTCAGATGGGGAGATGTTAAGATCAACATCCTCGATACACCCGGTCACGCCGATTTCGGCGGAGAGGTAGAACGTGCTTTGTCTATGGTTGACGGTGCAATCCTCCTTGTTGACGCATCCGAAGGCCCTCTGCCCCAGACAAGGTTCGTGCTTGGAAAGGCTTTTGAAGCCGGACTCAAGATAATCGTTGTTGTTAACAAGATCGACCGTGCAGACGCAAGACCTCAGGAGGTTCTGAACGAAGTTTATGACCTTTTCATAGACCTCGGCGCAGACGACGACCAGATAGAATTTCCCGTTTACTACGCCATCGGCCGTGAAGGTATCTGCCAGAAGACTCTTGAAGAGCGCGGAACGGACATGAAGCCCCTTTTCGAGGCAATTGTCAGCGAGATCCCCGCACCCCAATATGATGATGAAGAACCCTTTCAGATGCTGGTGAGCGACCTCGGTTATTCCGACTACCTCGGCAGACTGGCTGTGGGCAAGGTTATCAACGGAACCGCCCGCTCAAACGAATCCCTCGTGCGCATAGGCGCAGAGAACACTGTTTCCCTGCGTGTAAGCAAACTCCAGATATATGAAGGCCTCGGCACAAAAGAGGTTGAGGCGGCAGAGCCGGGCGAAATTATCGTTCTCTCAGGTCTTGAGGACATCACCATCGGCGATACCATCTGCACCAAGGAAAACCCCAAAGCACTCCCCAGAATAACAGTTGACGAACCCACGGTCTCTATGAAGTTCAGCCCCAACACAGGCCCTCTGGCCGGACGTGAGGGCAAGCTGGTTCAGTCCAACAGGATCAAGGAGAGACTTCAGAAAGAATCCCTTAAAAACGTGGCTATCAAAGTTGAGGAAAGCCCCGACAAAGAGAGCTATATCGTTAAGGGAAGAGGCGAATTTCAGATGGCTATCCTTCTGGAGACAATGCGCCGTGAAGGTTTTGAGGTTTGCGTGGGCAGACCCGAAGTTATCTGCAAAACAATTGACGGTGAGCTGTGCGAACCCATAGAGCACCTGTTCATCGACTGCGACGAGACCTTCGTAGGTGTCGTTACAGAGAAACTTTCCATACGTAAAGGAAGAATGACCAACCTTATAAACAACGGAACCGGCAGGGCCAGAATTGAGTTCTCCATACCCAGCCGCGGACTTATCGGCTACAGAGACGAGTTCCTGTCCGACACAAAAGGTACGGGCATAATGAACTCACTGCTTCACGGATATGAGCCTCACAGAGGCGATATACCCAGCAGATTCACAGGTTCCATAGTGGCCGACCGTGCGGGCAAAGGCGTTGCATACGGTCTTTTCCACCTTGAACCCAGAGGCTCGCTGTTCATCCTCCCCGGCGACGTGGTCTACGAAGGTATGATCATCGGCGCATACAACAAGGACAACGACCTGAACGCCAACCCCTGTAAAGAGAAGAAACTTACCAACATGAGAGCATCCGGAAAGGACGAAGCCATCATCCTTACCCCCGTTATGCCCATGACGCTGGAAAAAGCGATACACTTCATTGCGGACGACGAGATGGTTGAGGTTACTCCCAAGTCCATCAGACTGCGCAAGAAGATACTTTCACAGCAGGAGAGACATACGGCCAGAGGCAAAGCACTCGGCAAGTAA